From a single Rutidosis leptorrhynchoides isolate AG116_Rl617_1_P2 chromosome 5, CSIRO_AGI_Rlap_v1, whole genome shotgun sequence genomic region:
- the LOC139849791 gene encoding uncharacterized protein encodes MVFCHSTTAKQQVFPVDYEADVSQRLLEASLSGDLKSAFDCIDDRYVDINFISAISLKIRIAKVCCNDESENVVRFEYQEFKSDVTALFVAVHTGNVTLVKKLLSHGADVNQKLFRGFSLTAAVREGHLEIFEILLKAGASQPSCEEALLEASCQGRSGKFIELLIESDLIRPHIVVHALVIACCRGFIDVVDILLKCGVDVNASARVLLCSSKPSLHTNIKCTALVAAIVSRQVAIVRLLLQEGADVSIKVQLGAWSWDTGSGDEFRVGAGLAEPYSITWCAVEYFESTGSILQMLLTHVPLETCHNGRTLLHHAVLCGNLGAVKTLLKCGSDIEYPIKTAQKNETRAIHISARHGYPLILQELIESGCDINARIKSSGETALMICAKFKHEECLRVLVNAGADLGLVNLSGQSAQSIAESNKWFCSFQQTVLDIIRGGKIPISSNKTVFSLLMYVANSGDVIALKSLIAHDEIDLDEQDDKGFSAVMVTAMKGHIEAFRVLVYAGSDVKLTNKAGETAISLSKVNENSDMFEKVMIEFTLEKGNQNARGFYPLHYAARHGDTNAVKLLVNRGYDVNIPDGDGYTPLMLAARENNGQMCKLLIACGSHCGFVNSKGETALSLARKHTENVAECVILDELARVLVVNGGNVLKHTKEGRGGSHRKELKMIRGEGVLRWGNSSSRNVVCREAEVGPSVGFERCRRKKGDADVAGIFRVVTVKNKEVHFVCDGGFEMAELWVRGIKLVTREARSGQVPTKN; translated from the exons ATGGTTTTCTGCCACTCAACCACCGCAAAACAACAAGTTTTTCCGGTCGATTACGAAGCCGACGTCTCTCAACGGCTACTAGAAGCTTCGTTATCCGGCGATCTCAAATCGGCGTTTGACTGCATTGACGATCGTTACGTTGACATTAACTTCATCAGCGCTATTTCGTTGAAGATTCGAATAGCGAAGGTTTGTTGCAACGATGAATCGGAAAATGTAGTGCGATTTGAGTATCAGGAGTTCAAATCTGACGTCACTGCTTTGTTCGTTGCTGTTCATACTGGAAATGTGACACTCGTGAAGAAACTACTG AGCCATGGGGCAGATGTAAATCAGAAACTATTTAGAGGCTTTTCGTTGACAGCGGCTGTAAGGGAGGGCCACCTTGAGATCTTCGAGATTTTACTCAAAGCCGGTGCGTCTCAACCATCTTGCGAGGAAGCTTTACTAGAGGCCAGCTGTCAAGGGCGTAGTGGTAAATTTATCGAGTTGTTGATTGAATCTGATCTGATTCGGCCCCATATTGTTGTACATGCTCTTGTCATTGCATGTTGCAGAGGATTTATAGATGTGGTAGATATCCTCTTAAAG TGTGGTGTAGATGTGAATGCATCAGCCCGAGTGTTGCTTTGTTCATCTAAGCCATCTCTCCACACAAATATAAAATGCACGGCCCTCGTAGCAGCCATTGTTAGTAGACAGGTTGCTATCGTTCGTCTCTTGTTGCAG GAGGGGGCTGATGTCAGCATCAAGGTTCAGTTAGGTGCATGGTCATGGGATACGGGTTCAGGGGACGAGTTTCGGGTTGGTGCGGGTCTTGCTGAGCCGTATTCTATTACTTGGTGTGCAGTCGAGTATTTTGAATCGACTGGTTCAATATTGCAAATGTTACTAACACACGTACCCCTCGAAACATGTCACAATGGTAGAACTTTACTGCATCACGCTGTACTTTGCGGTAACTTAGGAGCCGTAAAAACACTATTAAAATGTGGGTCCGACATTGAATATCCGATCAAGACCGCACAAAAGAACGAAACTCGAGCGATACACATTTCCGCACGCCATGGATATCCATTAATTCTTCAGGAATTAATAGAATCTGGGTGTGATATTAATGCAAGGATTAAAAGTAGTGGTGAAACTGCTCTTATGATATGTGCTAAATTTAAACACGAAGAGTGTCTACGAGTGTTGGTCAACGCGGGTGCTGACCTTGGTTTGGTCAATTTGTCGGGTCAATCGGCGCAGTCTATTGCAGAATCTAATAAATGGTTTTGTAGCTTTCAACAAACGGTTTTAGACATCATTAGAGGTGGAAAAATACCCATTTCTAGTAACAAAACCGTCTTTTCGCTTTTAATGTATGTAGCTAATTCAGGAGATGTAATAGCTTTGAAAAGTTTGATAGCGCACGACGAAATCGATCTCGATGAACAAGACGATAAGGGTTTTTCGGCAGTCATGGTGACTGCTATGAAAGGTCATATTGAAGCATTTAGGGTTCTTGTTTACGCCGGATCTGACGTAAAGCTGACTAATAAAGCAGGGGAAACCGCAATCTCTTTATCGAAAGTTAACGAGAATTCGGATATGTTTGAGAAGGTAATGATCGAATTCACCTTAGAAAAGGGTAACCAAAACGCGAGAGGGTTTTACCCTCTACATTATGCCGCTCGTCATGGTGACACAAACGCAGTCAAATTATTGGTCAACAGAGGATACGATGTGAATATTCCCGATGGGGATGGGTACACGCCTCTAATGTTAGCTGCAAGAGAAAACAACGGACAAATGTGTAAGCTGTTAATAGCGTGTGGGTCCCACTGCGGGTTTGTGAATTCGAAAGGGGAAACCGCCCTCTCACTTGCGAGAAAACACACGGAGAATGTTGCGGAGTGTGTGATATTGGACGAGCTTGCGAGGGTATTAGTGGTTAATGGTGGTAACGTTTTGAAACATACAAAGGAAGGGAGAGGAGGTTCACATAGGAAAGAATTGAAAATGATTAGGGGTGAAGGAGTTTTAAGATGGGGGAATTCGAGTAGTCGAAATGTGGTTTGTAGGGAAGCGGAGGTGGGACCGAGTGTTGGTTTTGAGAGGTGTAGGAGGAAGAAGGGTGATGCTGATGTGGCGGGAATTTTTCGTGTGGTAACAGTGAAGAACAAAGAAGTGCATTTTGTTTGTGATGGTGGGTTTGAAATGGCCGAGTTGTGGGTGAGGGGGATAAAGCTTGTTACGAGAGAAGCTCGAAGTGGTCAAGTACCAACGAAAAACTAG
- the LOC139848280 gene encoding uncharacterized protein: MALNNHFVYKDVDGASTQWDDIQRKLGNLPPKEPVWKPDPFTPAQDDNSLPKDANWIDHKTQEELEDLEDDLDDDRFLQEYRRKRLAEMKQVVKIAKFGSVMPISGSDFVREVSQAPSDVWVVVILYKDGYPACGVLMQCLEELAAMYSATKFVKIVSTECIPNYPDCNLPTVLVYNNGAVKANYVGLSTFGRRCTPEGVALVLCQSDPVLNDGQSVGEASREAVIEGVRKRFIEKVITHHENDDDGSSSD, from the exons atggCATTAAATAACCATTTTGTGTATAAAGATGTTGATGGAGCATCAACACAATGGGATGATATTCAGAGAAAACTTGGTAATTTACCTCCCAAAGAACCTGTATGGAAACCAGATCCTTTCACTCCTGCTCAAGATGATAATTCTCTACCTAAAGACGCCAATTGGATCGATCACAAGACCCAAGAAGAACTTGAAGATCTTGAGGATGATCTTGATGACGATCGATTTCTTCAAGAGTACAG GAGAAAGAGGTTAGCAGAGATGAAGCAGGTTGTAAAAATTGCAAAGTTTGGTTCTGTGATGCCCATTTCTGGATCAGATTTTGTGCGCGAGGTATCACAAGCTCCATCAGATGTTTGGGTTGTTGTTATCTTGTACAAAGATGG GTACCCTGCATGTGGAGTACTAATGCAATGTTTGGAAGAACTTGCAGCAATGTATTCAGCGACAAAATTTGTCAAGATTGTATCAACCGAATGTATTCCTAATTATCCGGATTGTAATCTTCCCACTGTGTTGGTCTACAATAATGGTGCTGTGAAGGCAAATTATGTGGGTTTATCTACCTTTGGTAGGAGATGTACTCCAGAAG GTGTTGCTTTGGTTCTTTGTCAATCAGATCCAGTTCTTAACGATGGCCAGAGTGTGGGTGAAGCTTCTAGAGAAGCTGTCATTGAAGGAGTGAGGAAGAGGTTTATTGAGAAAGTGATAACACATCATGAAAACGATGATGATGGTTCTTCAAGTGACTAG